Below is a window of Cytobacillus firmus DNA.
GAGATTTAGAACCTCACGTCAATCTATCAGATTCTGATTTTATAAAGGAGGAAGATAATTGACGGTCTATTTGGATGTTATCTGGGCATTGAATTTTATGTTTGACAGCCTGCTCCTTTATTTAACAGCCATAATTCTAAAAAGAGAAACTGGATTATGGAGGGTTTTTGCGGGCGGCTTCATAGGATCCATCATTATTTTATTAGCATTTACACCTTTTAATGAATATTCAGGTCATCCGTTCACTAAGCTGCTATTCTCGATTGTAATGGTACTGGCTGTTTTCGGCTTTAAGCGTTTGCGATATTTTGTAAAAGCTCTCATGACTTTTTATTTTGCTACTTTTTTAGTTGGAGGCTCCTTAATAGGAATTCATTATTTTATCAATTTTGATTTTAAGCTTTCTTCATCTGTCATGATGGCCAGTATTAAAGGCTTTGGTGATCCAATCAGCTGGCTGTTCGTGGTTATTGGGTTTCCTCTTGCCTGGCATTTTTCAAAGAGAAATGTTGAGGGAATTGAGATGACAAAAATTCAGTATGACTCTTTAATCCTGGTGCGTGTTGTGATCAATGAAACTGAATATTGTTTCAAAGGCCTGATTGACAGCGGCAACCAGTTATACGATCCCATTTCAAAAATGCCTGTTATGTTCATATCCATAAAAGACAGGCTTGATGAGTTTCCGACTGAAATTAGTAAAATGGCAGGAAACCCGGAGGATATCATTATGGGCAGCGAGTCAATTGGAGTGGATTGGGAGCATAAAATGAGGGTCATTCCATGTAAGGTTGTTGGACAAGAACACCAATT
It encodes the following:
- the spoIIGA gene encoding sigma-E processing peptidase SpoIIGA; amino-acid sequence: MTVYLDVIWALNFMFDSLLLYLTAIILKRETGLWRVFAGGFIGSIIILLAFTPFNEYSGHPFTKLLFSIVMVLAVFGFKRLRYFVKALMTFYFATFLVGGSLIGIHYFINFDFKLSSSVMMASIKGFGDPISWLFVVIGFPLAWHFSKRNVEGIEMTKIQYDSLILVRVVINETEYCFKGLIDSGNQLYDPISKMPVMFISIKDRLDEFPTEISKMAGNPEDIIMGSESIGVDWEHKMRVIPCKVVGQEHQLIIGFKPDRILFEKENEIIEAERGLISFSMQQLSSDDSFQCIVHPKMLTGRSTMKPDAKVS